The nucleotide sequence CAGGCAAACGCCCCGGCGACGGCGGCCCACAGGCCGGCCCCCAGGACCGACCACAGGCCGCCCACGGCCAGGGTCGGCGCGACAAAGGCGCTCGTTTCCGGGGCCAGGGTCAGGCGCAGCGGGCACAACAGCCAGGAAACCATGGCCCCGGGGCCGGACGCGGCCGAGGGCACGGCCCGGGTGGCCCGGATTTCCGGCCCGCCGCCGGCCGGCCGGTAGGCGGCGGCGACGGCGGCGGCGTCATCCACGATGCAGGCGTCGCCAAAGGGATCGATGACGGCTTTGAGCCAGTGGCGGGCCGGATCGTAGCCCTGGCAGGGCAGCGCTCGAAGGCCGAGGTCGCCGCCGAGCCAGTAGACCGTGCCCGACGTGCCGACCACAAGGCCCAGAGCCGTCCCGCCAGCCGCCTCCTGCACCTGCACATGGGCCACGGCCTCGCCCGATGGCAGGGGCACCCGGGCGACCTGGGGCAGGTCGCGCACCCGGCGCAGCTGATACAGTCCGCCGGCGGCGTCGGTGAGAAACCAGCCGGCGTCGAAGGGCTTGAGCAACGTGTCGCGGCCGTAGGCGGCCGTGGCCGGAAAGACGAAGCCGGCGGCGGCCAGGGCGGCGTTGACCGCCTCGGACAGGGCCGGGTCCGGGGCGTTGTGGTCGGCGTTGACAAATTCCAGACGGCCGGCCAGGCGGAAGCGGTCCTCGGGAAAGACGAGGGTGACCCGGTCGGGCCGGGAGTCGAGCAGGGCGTACAGCCCCGGGTCGGGCCGGCCCCCGGCGACATCGGCCGGTCGGATGCCCAGGATGAGCCGGCCCTGGCGCAGGGCCTCGGCGTCGAATTCCCGGCCTTGGATGGTGACGGGTAAAAGCCCCCGTACCCGCAGGCTTTCGGCGTACTGGAAGGGCAGGGCGTTTTCGAAGTCCATGCGGGAAAGGGCTTTGCCCGAGGCGTCGCGGTGCAGCAGCCCATGTTCGGCCAGCCCGGCCTCGGCGGCGGTCAGGGCGGCTTCCTGGCCGGGGCTGAGGTACTCGCGGAAAAGGAACTGGCCGGCCACGGGGCTGAAAAGCGCGATGCTGCGTACGCAGCGCAGTCCAAACAGGGCGTCGAGGCCAAGGGGCAGCCAGACGGCGGCCACGAGGCAGGTAGCAAGGGCCAGGGCGATCCGGCCCAGGGCGGCGGCGGGCATGGCGGGGCCTTATTGGTTCTTGCCGGTGAGGCGTTGGCGGGAGACGGCCAGAAACGGCACGGCGGCCAGGGCGGCCAGCAGCGTCAGCCCCAGGGCCAGGGCCCCGGGATGGCCCCAGGCTCCGGGCGCGGCCGGGAGCAGAAACACCGCCGCCACGCTGGCGGCCACGAGGAGCAGTTGCGCCCGGCCGGCCGTGGTCGGTTCGAAAAGCAGGCTCGTGGTCCCGAGATAGGCGGCCAATCCGGCCGCTTCCCAAGGGGCCAGGGCGGCCAGGTGGGCCGTGACGATCTCCCGGGGAAACCGCGCGGCCGCCGAGAGCCCGACCACGGCCAGGTCCCAGGCGGCCAGACAGGCGCAAAGGCCCAGTCCCAGGGCCAGGGAGCAGGAAAGCGCTCGTTCCATGGTCACGGGCAGATGCAGTGTCAGGCGCAGCCGCTTGCCCCGCGTTTCGGGCAGATGCTGGGCGCAGGCCAAAGCCAGGCCGCCGGCCCAGGGCAGATGGCGCAGGATGTCGAAGGAGACGTTGCCGAGCACGGCGG is from Solidesulfovibrio magneticus RS-1 and encodes:
- a CDS encoding DUF4857 domain-containing protein, whose amino-acid sequence is MPAAALGRIALALATCLVAAVWLPLGLDALFGLRCVRSIALFSPVAGQFLFREYLSPGQEAALTAAEAGLAEHGLLHRDASGKALSRMDFENALPFQYAESLRVRGLLPVTIQGREFDAEALRQGRLILGIRPADVAGGRPDPGLYALLDSRPDRVTLVFPEDRFRLAGRLEFVNADHNAPDPALSEAVNAALAAAGFVFPATAAYGRDTLLKPFDAGWFLTDAAGGLYQLRRVRDLPQVARVPLPSGEAVAHVQVQEAAGGTALGLVVGTSGTVYWLGGDLGLRALPCQGYDPARHWLKAVIDPFGDACIVDDAAAVAAAYRPAGGGPEIRATRAVPSAASGPGAMVSWLLCPLRLTLAPETSAFVAPTLAVGGLWSVLGAGLWAAVAGAFAWRKGGAAAVPLAAACGAAGGLCGLATGFWTPHKPCASPLHDTPVACPADAPNG